The Lysobacter helvus nucleotide sequence CCGGCGACGTCAACATGGCTTCCGCGTGGGAGTGCTCGCGCAACGACGTCTTCGAGGGGATTGCCGTCATCGTCGCGACGGTCGCCGTGTGGGTGTTCGATGCGGGATGGCCCGACATCGTCGTGGCGATTGCGCTCCTGTTGCTGTTCCTGCGGTCCGCATTTCGCGTCCTGCGATCGGCGACATTGGCCTACCGCGCCTCGCCGTCCAACACCTGAACCCGCGACGCTCGCCAGGGGTTGACCTCGCTCCATATTTCGATATTCTCGGAACCATGGAAATGCCATCCGCCCTCGCCAGCCTCTCCGCCCTCGGTCACGAGTCCCGCCTCCGCGCGTTCCGCCGCCTCGTCGAGGCCGGCACCGACGGCATGCCGGTAGGCGAACTGCGCGAACACCTGGACCTCCCCGCCGCGACGTTGACCGCGCACCTCAACGTGCTGCGTGGGTCCGGGCTCGTGGTCGACCAGCGCGAGGGCCGGGTGATCCGCGTGCGCGCGAACTACGACCAGATGAACGCGCTGATCGCCTACCTCACCGAGAACTGCTGCGCCGGGACCGCGGACTGCGGCCCCACACCCATCGCCTGCAAGCCACGCAAGAAAGGAGCCCCGAAGTGAACCGCTTCCACGTACACCTCAACGTCGCCGACCTCGCCGCCAGCATCCGCTTCTATTCGCAGCTTTTCGCCACACAGCCCACCGTCGTGAAGGACGACTACGCGAAGTGGATGCTCGAAGACCCGCGCGTGAACTTCGCGATATCCAATACCGGGCGCGCAACGGGCATTGATCACCTGGGCCTGCAAGTCGACAACGGCGACGAGCTCGTCGCGCTCGGCAAACGCCTGGACGCCGCGGGCGGCACCGTGGTTCCAGAGGAGGCGACGATCTGCTGCTACGCGCGCTCCGACAAGAACTGGACCGAAGACCCGCAGGGCACTCGCTGGGAAACGTTCCACACGTTCGGCGAGGCGACGACGTACCACGCGGGCGATGCCGCCTGCGCGACCGACGGCGCGGCATGCACGCCGAACGTCGCTGAGATCAAGCCTAAGGTCGACAAGGGCACGTCCTGCTGCTCGCCCGCCGCCGCGTGCTGCTGAGGGCGCAGACATGGACACCACCTACAACGCCCTGTTCCTGTGCACGGGCAACTCCGCGCGCAGCCAGATGGCCGAAGTGCTGTTGAACGCGATGGGCCAAGGGCACTTCCGCGCCTACAGCGCGGGAAGCCATCCGTCGGGCGAAGTACATCCGCTCGCGCTGCAAACCATCCGCGACTTCGGCCTCGGCGCCGAGACACTACGCAGCAAGAGCTGGAACGAGTTCGCCGGCCCAGCCGCGCCGACAATGGATTTCGTCATCACCGTCTGCGACAAGGCCGCCGGCGAATCCTGCCCGGTGTGGCCAGGCCATCCGGCGATGGCGCACTGGGGTGTGCCCGACCCCGCCGCGTCGGGCGATCCGCATGCGTTCCGCGATGCGTGGCTGACGCTGCGACGTCGCATCGAACTCATGCTCGCCCTCCCCCTGCACACGCTGGACAAGATGGCCCGCGAGCAGCGCCTTAATGCCATCGCCGACGAAGGGTCGACCTCGTGAAGCGCGTCCTGTTCGTGTGCATCGAAAACTCCAACCGCAGCCAGATGGCGGAAGCCTTCGCACGCATGATCGGCGGCGCCGACGTCGACGCCTTGAGCGCGGGGTCGGCCCCATCCGGCGTCATCAATCCGAAGGCGATCCGCGCAATGTCGGAACTGGGGTACGACCTCACCACGCACGGCTCGAAGTCGCTCGACGAGATTTCGGGCGAGTTCGACGCGGTGGTGACGATGGGCTGCGGCGATTCCTGCCCGTGGGTGCCGGCGAAGCGACGCGAGGACTGGGCCCTGCCTGACCCCAAGCACCTCGAAGGCGATGAGTACCGCGCCGTCCGCGACGACATCCGCGAGCGCGTCCGCGCGTTGTTGGCGTCGCTGTGAACGCACTCGGTCGTCGGCTGCTCGCCGAGTTCCTGGGCACCACGCTCCTCCTCGCCACCGTCGTCGGTTCCGGGATCATGGGCGTCGCGCTGTCGCGCGGAAACGACGGCGTCGCGCTGCTCGCGAACGCAGGGGCCACGGCCGGCGCGCTGTACGTCCTGATCGTGTTGTTCGGCCCCATCTCGGGCGCGCACTTCAACCCGGCCGTGACCCTGGCGATGCGCGTCCGAGGCGAAGTCGACACGCGCACGGCCGTGGCCTACGTCGCGGTGCAGGTCATCGCTGCGGTTGTCGGCGTGGCGGTCGCGCACGCGATGTTCGACCAGGCGCTGTTGCAACCCGGCACGCATGCGCGCACCGGGGCGTCGCAGTGGTTGAGCGAAGGGGTCGCGACCTTCGGGCTCTTGCTGACCATCCTCCTCGGCGCGCGCCATCGGCCTGCCGCGCTACCGGCGCTCGTCGCCGCATGGATTTTCGCAGCGTACTGGTTCACCGCCAGCACGTCCTTCGCAAACCCCGCCGTCACGTTCGCGCGCGCGTTGACGCAGACGTTCGCCGGCATTCGCCTCGTGGACGTGCCAGCGTTCGTAGGCGCTCAACTCGCGGGCGCATTGGCCGCGATAGGTTTGGCGTCGGCGCTCATCCGACCACAGAACAACCACTAGGAATGCAAGTGGTCACCCTCTTCCCTGCTCCGCTCCATCTGTAGCGTCGAGTGCTCGATGCCGAAGCGCTCGTCCAGTGCTGCGGCCAGCCTGCGCCGCACGTCATCGAGGTCTACGGCGACGTCGGTGACGACGACGTGGCCGGTGAGAATCACCTCGCGCGAACCCATCGACCAAACATGCAGATCGTGCACCAGCGTCACCGACGGGTGCGCTTGCATCATCGTTCGCACCTCGTCGATGTCGATGTCGCTCGGCGTGCCCTGCATCAGCATGTGGCCGGCGGCGCGCAGCAACGTCCAGGTGCGCGGGAGGACCCACAGCCCGATCAGCACCGCGATGATCGGATCGACGATGGTCCAGCCCGTGGCGCGGATGATCAGCGCGCCGATCAAGACGCCGATCGACCCGAGCATGTCGCTCCACACTTCCAGGTAGGCGCCCTTCACGTTGAGGCTCGTGCCGCTGCCGGCCTTCAGCAAGCGCATCGAGATCAGGTTCACCACGAGGCCGAACGCAGCGATCACCAGCATGCCGCCCGATGCGACGTCCGGTGGGTTCCGAAATCTTCCGATAGCTTCCCAGAGGATGTAGGCCGCGACGACGAACAGCAGCCCGCCGTTGATCATCGCGCCGATGGCTTCCATCCGCGCGTAGCCGTACGTACGGCGCTCATCCGCAGGCTTCCGGCTGAGGCGGACGGCGAAGAGCGACACTGCGAGCGCGATGACATCCGTCGCCATGTGCGCCGCATCCGACAGCAACGCCAGGCTGTTGGTGATGAGACCGCCGGCGACCTCCGCGATCAGGAACGCGGTGGTGAGCCCGAAGGCCCACCACAGCGGTCGCTCATGCTGGATTTCACCCGTACCGTGATCGTGTCCAGCGCCCATGTCAGGTGCCCTCCGCCGGTGCAATGGCGACGCTTTGATCGACCGGGATGACGTACACCCACCCCGCGTCGCCGCGCCCCGTCCATCCAACGCGCCGGAACAGCTCCACCGCCTGCTCGACCCGCTCCGCTTCGCAGAACAGCTCCATCTGCACCTCGCTGACCACGAGGTCACCTAATTGCACCGAGTACTCCTGCTCGCGCGCATCCAGCGCACGAAGGAGCCCCTTCACGTCGAAGAGGCTCAAGCGCTGGAAGCCGGCGGCGCCGAGGGCGTGGATCAGGTCCGACACCCGCGAGCGGTGCACGAACGCCTTGATCAATTTCATCGTGATGCTCCGGTTGATGTGCGCGCGGTACGGCGGGCGGCTCGCGTTTCGAGCCATTCGTACAGCACGGGAAGCAGGACCAGCGTCAAGAACGTCGAGCTGAGGAGCCCGCCGACCACGACCGTTGCGAGGGGTCTCTGCGTTTCAGCGCCCACCCCCGTCGACAGCAGCATCGGCACGAGCCCCAGGATCGCCACGCTGGCCGTCATGAGCACCGGCCGCAGCCGCAGCGCGGTGCCCTGCAACACGGCGTCGCGCACTGAAAGCCCCTTGTCCCGCAGCTCATTGAGGAAGCTGACAAGCACGATGCCGTTGAGCATGGCCACGCCGAACACGGCAATGAACCCGATAGCGGAAGGGACCGACAGGTACTGGCCCGTGACGAACAAGGCGATGAGCCCACCGATGGTCGCGAAAGGCACGTTCGCCAGGATGAGCGCGGCGTACTTGATCGAGTTGAACGCCGTGTAGAGCAGGATGAAGATGAAGAAGATCGTCACCGGCACGATCAGGGCGAGCTTTGCCAATGCGCGCTGCTGATTCTCGAACGCACCGCCCCATTCGACCCAGTAGCCGGGCGGCATCTGCATCTTGGACTGGATCGCCTGGTTGGCCTCTTTTACGAAGCCATCCACGTCGCGGCCACGCACATCCATCTGGATCACGGCGTACCGTTGCAGTTGCTCCCGCCGCACGAAGGAATAGCCCTCGCCGACACTCACGTCGGCGACCTCCGACAACGGCACGATCGCACCGCTCGACGTCCGCATGGGAATGCGGCGCAGTGCTTCGACCGATGCGCGCGCGTCATCCCCGAGGCGCACGGCGATGTCGAAGCGCTTCACGCCGTCGAGCAACACGCTGACGGGCTCACCGCCCACGCCGTTGCGGACGATGGTCAGCACCTCCTCGGCATTCATGCCATGGCGCGCGAGTTCGTCGCGATCGACCGCGATGCGAATCTGCGGCTTACCGATGTTCGCTTCCAACGAGAGGTCGGCAACGCCCGGTACCTTGGCGAGCACCGACTTGATGCGCCCGCTCAAGCGGTCGAGTTCCCCGAGGTCTTCGCCGTATAACTTGAGGGCCAACGTGGCGCGCACGCCCGAGATCAGTTCCTCGACACGCATCTGGATCGGCTGCGTGTAGCCGGGCACGACGTTCGGCACCACCTTTTCCAGTGTTTCCTGCATGGCCGATTCGAGTTCCTTGATGTCGCGGCCCGCCGTCCACTCATCCTCCGGCTTGAGCGCCGTGTAAATCTCCATGTAGTTGACGTCGGCGGTTTCGCCTTTCTCCGCGCGGCCGATCATAGCGACGGTCGTGTCGACCTCGGGAAACTGCTTGAACGCATCCGAAATCGTTTTGCTCGTGCGGATCGATTCGTCTAGAGACGTCGACGGGATGCCCGTGATGCGCCACATGATCGATCCCTCCTGCAACTGCGGCATGAACTCCTTGCCCAGGAACGGGAACAACGCGAGGCTGGCGACGAGTGAGACCACCGCGCCGACAACGACCGTGCGCTTCTTCGACAGCGCCTTGTCGAGCAGCGGGTTGTAGACGCGCTTGATTCTTGCGACCAACCAGGTATCGCGTTCTTCCTTCGGCTTCAGGATCAACGACGCCAGCACCGGGATCAGCGTCAGGCTCAACACCATTGAGCCAGCCATGGCGAAGGCGATGTTGAACGCCATGGGCTTGAACATCTTCCCTTCCAGCCCTTCGAGCGAGAACAGGGGCAAGAAGACCACGATGATGATCAGGATCGCGAAGGCAATCGGGTTGGCGACTTCCTTCGCGGCCGCCAGCACCGCGGACGTTCGGTCGACCCTTTCTCCGTGCGCTTGGCGCTCGGCCATGATGCGGTAGGCGTTCTCCACCATCACCACCGCGCCGTCGACCATCATGCCGATGCCGATTGCCAGACCCGCGAGCGACATCAGGTTCGCCGACAACCCGAACTGGCCCATGCCGATGAAGGCGATGAGCATGGCGAGGGGTAGCGTCACGATCACGACGAGTGCCGAGCGTAAATCCCCGAGGAACAGGAAGAGGATCACGGCTACCAGCAGCGATCCTTCGACGAGCGCGCGAACTGCCGTGCCCACTGCCTTGTCGACGAGGTCCGTGCGCTCGTAGATGGGCTTGAGCACCATGGTCTTCGGCAATGCCGCGCGGACCACGTCAAGCTTGCCCTTGACGCCTTCGACCACCTCCTTCGCGTTCTCGCCGATGCGCGCGAGCGCCATGCCGAGCACGACCTCCTCGCCGTCGCGCGTGACCGCACCGAACCGTGGCGCGGGCGCTTCGATCACCTGCGCAACATCGCGCACATAAACGGGCACGCCATCCTCCGACTTCAGGACGATGGCGCCGATGTCATCGGCGGTCTTGAGCAGGCCGAGTCCACGCACCAGGAACTGCTCGCGCCCGACGTCCATCACGTTGCCGCCAACCTGGCCGTTGTTGGCCGGGATCGCGGACAGCACGTCGCCGAAACCGAGCCCGCGGGCGTAGAGCCTTTGCGGGTCGATGCGGATCTGGAACTCGCGCTCGCCGCCGCCCCACGAGGTGACGTCGTCGACGCCAGGGGCCGTGCGCAGGATCAGCCGCACCGTCCACTCCTGCCACGTCCGGAGGTCCATGTCGCTGACCTGGTCTTTGGTGACACCCGGCGCGCGTTCGACCGTATACCAGTAGACCTGGCCAAGCCCCGAGGCGTTGGGCCCCATCGACGGCTTGCCGTAGCCCTCGGGAAGCCGGTCGCCGATTTCCTGCAGGCGCTCGTTGACCAACTGACGGGCGAAGTAGGTGTCCATGTCGTCGTCGAAGTAGACGGCGACGTAGGACAGGCCGAACAAGCTGACCGAGCGGATTTCCTGCACCTTCGGCAACCCCGCCAGCGCCGATTCGACCGGCGTCGTCAGGAGCTGCTCGACGTCTTCGGCGGCGAGGCCGGGCGACTCGGTGTAGACATTGACCTGCGCTGGCGTTACGTCGGGGAAGGCGTCGATGGGCACGCTGCGCACCGCGGCGACGCCCAGGGCGGCGACGACCAGGAAGGCGATCACCACCAGCAATTTGTAGCGAAGCGAGATCTCAACGAGGCGATTCAACATGGCGCGCCTCCCACCAAGGAAGAAGACTGGTCAGTCACCATGACCTTCTCCCAGTTGCGACTTGAGGAGCTGCGACTTGACCTCGAAGGCACCGGCGACGACGACCTGGTCGCCCGCTTTCAGACCCTCTTCGATCACGGTGTGATCCCCTACGACTTCACCGACACGAACGGGCACGGGTTCGATCGCGCCGGCCGCGTTGCGGCGGAAGGCGACCGTGTCACCACCCATCTGCACGAGCGCGTCGGTCGGCAAGGACAGCGTTTGGCGCCCGACTTCGGCGGATTGGAGGTAGACGTCGACGAAGTCGCCGCCATGCAGGAGGTCGTCGCGGTTGGGCACTTCGATGCGAATCACCGCGTTGCGCGTGGCTTCGGAGGTGCGATGCGCGGCCCGCAGAACCTTGCCTTCGATGCGTTTACCGTCGACCACGACGATCACGGGGCTGCCGCTGGCAACGCGCGCCACAGTGCCGGACGGCAACTTGGCGTCGACCCAGACGATGGATTCATCGACGAGGCGATACAGGGTGCGACCGGGCTCGATCCGCTCACCGACCACGAAGTCGTCCTCGGTGATGCGACCGGCGTGCGGTGCGGTCAAGGTAAATCGCCCATTGACGCCGCCCGGCGCGGTGCCGGGCAGGCCGTATGCCTGTGCCTTCGCGCGCGCACGGTCGACCGCAACCTTCGCTTCAGTGATCCGGCGACCGGCGACCGCCTCGCGGCCAAGCGCCTCCACGCGCCGCCACTCCTGCTCGGCGATACGCAGTTCCGCCTGCGCGTCGGAGACCTCGATGCTCGTCAGCGTCACGAGCGGCGTGCCGGCACGCACTTCGTCGCCCAGCTTGGCGTGGCGCCGCACGACGAGCGATTGCACCTGGGGCGTGATCAGGGTCGTGCCGTAAGCGTCGTCGAGGACCTCTCCGGGAGCGCGGAGCTGTTCGCCACCGCTCGCGGGCACCAGGTGTTGAAGGCGAATACCCGCGGCGCGCAGCGCGGCGGCGTCCATGCGAAGCACATTGGCCTCTTGTCCTTCGGCTTCTTCTTCGTGTGCGTCCGTTGCTTCTTTTTGCGTGCAGGCGGACGTCGCGATCGCCAAGGCAGCGGCGACCAGCAGGCTCAGGGGTCGGATCGATTCCATCGAATGCGTTCTCATGGGGTGCCTTCCAGTCCGGCCCAGCGTTCGAGCTGGCCGGTGGCGGCGAGGTAATCGGCATAGGCGCGCCAGACTCGGGCTTGCAGCTCCGCGCGCGCCAGTTCGGTGTCGAGGGTCTGCTTGAGCTGCAACAGGTAGTCGGCGGTGGAGAGCTCACCTTCGCGCCACAGGCGTTCCAGGAGATTTTCCCGACGCGTGACATCGGTGCCGCGGCTCTCCTTCCAACGCGACCACGCCGCGCGCGTCGTGCCGTAGCTGTCGATCGCGCGCCTGCGCTCGGCGGCGACTTCGAGTGCGATGCGATCGACTTCCGCGCGCGCCACGGCGGCGTCAGCCTCCGCGGCGACGACTTCGGCGCGATAGGTGTTGCGGATGTTCAGCGGCACGGTCAACGTCACGCCAACGACGTTGTCGCGGGCCAGGTCGTCGTACTCGACGCGACCACCCCGAACGCCAACGGTGGGATCGGCAATGCGTGCCTTGCGAGCGACAGCGATGTCGCGCTCGGCCCCGGCTGCGGCTGCCCGCGCGATTTCGACTTCGGGCGCGTCGTCGGCGCCTTCACCGCGGGCCGGCAAGGGAAGGACCACGTCCGGCAGGTTCGCCAATGCGGTATCGCCACCGACGCTTCGGAACCGTGCCTCGGCCTGCGCCTGCTCGGCAAGCAGCGTGGCCTGTTCGGCCTCGGCTTCGTCGCGTGCAAGGAGCGCGAGATCGCGTTCAAGCCCGGATATGTCGTCTGCCGCGAACTGCTTCCGGGCGAGGTCCGCGAAGCGCGCGAGGAGCGCCACGCGGCGTTCGCCGGTCTTAGTACGCTCCGTGGCCATGCGCCAATCGCTCATGGCTGCGAACCAGCTCCGAACGAAATCGCGCCGTTGCAGGTGGACACGCGCGATCGTTTCATCGACGCGCGCTGTAGCGGAAGACTCCCGAGCGCGCCGCTTGCCAGCCAGGTCGAGTGTCAGGTTGATGCCGGCGGTGGCGGTCTTGTCCGTGCCTTCGTCGTCGTAGTCGAAGGTGAGCTCGGGGTTGTAAAGCGGACGACCAGCCGCGTCCCGACGCGCGCGCGCGCCAGCAAGTTGCGATTCGGTGGACTGGTAGGTCGGATGTTGTCGCCACGCGGATTGGATCGCGTCGCGGATCGGCGCCGGGGCCCGCGGAGCAGGCTCCTGCGCGTACGCGGCGAACAGCAGGCCCGATGCCATGACGGCAACGAGCAACCGCACGACAGACCGTCGTCGCGGCATGCGAACAAAGTGCATTGGGAAACCCTCAGGATCGACAGGACCTCGGCAGGGCCGAGGGACCGGAGACGTCGTCGATCAGGCGATGGGTGGCCGGAGGGTCAAGGGCAACGGGGCCGAAGCATGTTCGTCGAAGCGATCGCCGAGCACGCTGGTGTTGGCGATGGCGGCTGGCGTCGCGATCGCCATGAGCACCGCCGCCGCGTGGTGGCAGTTGCAGTGCGTGCAGCTCGCGTGCATGGCTACGCCGTCGGCGCCCGCAGCGTCAGCAGGCTTATCCACCAACGCCTTGCCGGGCGTCCCCATGCCGAGATCGGCCAGCTCGTGCTGCACGCACGCCGAGGCCGAACCGATGCGCAGCAGGAGCAACAGCAGCACGAGGATCGCCAGCGCGCGGGAGTGCCGCATGCTAGTGATCAGGCTGGCGGTAGCTGAGGGTGCGGGCATGGCCGTGAACGATACAGGCCGGGACCAACGTTATGTAATTTCAACGGGTCCGTGAGATGGGTACACGTGGAACACTGGTCCGTTCGCCAGTTGACGCTTGGTGGCCCGCCCGCAGCTCCGAGCCTGGGTCGTCGCTTCGGTTAAGGTTGCGCGCATTGGACGCATTTCGCTGTCAGTTGGAGGGGACCAGTGCGAAAACCCGTAGATCCGGAGGATGTCAAGAAGGCGATCGAGGCGACCGGATACCCCTTGGAGCACATGGTCACCGAGCGCTTTCGCGCAAACGGTTGGAGCGTAATTAGCAACCGATACTACGTCGACGACACCGACGGCAAAGCTCGCGAACTCGACCTCATCGCTTACAGAGTGTTCGAAGTTCAAGGTTACGAATTTGTAACCACCGTTCTGGCGAGCTGCAAGAAGGAGCGCACGACAACCTGGGCCTTCCTGTCGCGCGACAAGCGGGGACAGGACCCGAACATCGAGTGGCAGCCGGTTCACTACTGGACTGACATCGAGCCCCTTCGAACGTTCCTGAGCTCCAGCGACTGGCGAAGCAATTACCTTGAGTCAAATCGCCAAGCGAAGGCCGTGACGTTCAACATCACGCGGGACGTTTTTGCGTTTCAGGTGATTGCGCCGCCTGGTCCCCGTCAGGGCGGAAGCCCCGAAGGTACGAGGAAAGAGGCTGCCAGCCGAAACGACTCTCCGATCTTTAATTCAATATCTGGCCTAATGAAGGCGCTCGATTACGAAATTGAAGCGATCCCTGATCGAGCTGCTCAGCGTGCCTTCGCAGGGAAACGAATCTACCTGTTCCGACTCGCTGTCATTGTTGATGCGCCAATGGTTGACGTGCAGCATTCTGAAAAGACACCGAATGTTGTGGAGATTGACCAATTGCTGCTGCTCACGCGCTACATGGTCCGCAAGCGTCATTTGGACGCGCAGGTACATTTCGTTGGCGCCGACAAGGTTGATTGGTTCATCGGTGAGATGGAGTCTCTTGCCACGTACAACAGCGAGCATTTGCATTTGCTTCTGAATGAGTCGTACACATCCATCGCGAGCAATCGTGCCGTTCAAAATTACTTCGCAACGGTCCTGAGGAAAAGACTCATACATGCATTCAACTATCGCCTTTCGTCGGAGGGCTTGAAGGAAGGGGTCAGTGAACTTTTCGTAATGCCAGATGAGTCGGGTGGAATCATCCTCGAAGTCGACGTCGACGATGACACCGCGGATTTCTTGAACAGCGACAGCCGCACCAGGCTGTTGGTGGAAGCTGCTCTGAAGCAAGAGGCGAGGTTTACCGGGTCATTTCAAATCCGGCCAGACCTCCCGTTCTAGCCATCCACCCTTATCCGGCCGGGAACCCGCTGCACACACCCCCAACTTTTTGTGGTTTGTGTATACCGTCGCGCATATCGAAATTCGCCCGCCCGCAGTGGCGGCCCGAATCTTGCGCAGTTTCGGAGCAATTCAATTCCCCCCACCTCCACCATTGAAGGAAAAGGCCCGCGAAAGCGGGCCTTTTCTTTTTTGGGTCACTTCGCGCTCCCCTCCCGGTGCGGCCCCACGTGCACATGCGTGCTCGCATCGCTGGTTTCGCCACCATCGTCGGTCACGCGCACGGTCACGATGCGGTGTTCCGTTTCCGGCACCTGCACGGTCACTTCGAACGGCGGCGCCTGGCGCGATCCCACCGGCACGAACTTCGCTTCGAACAGATCGCTGTCGGCCATGAAGAATTCGACGTTGCGGATCCTGCCGTCCGCATCCGTGGCATCGGCCGTCAGGATCACCGTGCCCGGCGCGTCGCCGGCGCGGGCCTGCAGCGTCACGACCGGCGGCAGGTCGTCGACGCCGACGACCAGGCGGTCTTCCGCGGTCGTGCGGCCTTCGCTGTCTTCGGCGACGGCGCGCAGGCGTTGCGGGCCCCTGGTCGGCGTCCAGGCGAAAGTCGTGGGGGCCGTCGTCGGTTGCACGGGCTTGTCGTCGGCGAACAACGTGACCTTGCGGAGTTCGCCGTTCGGATCGATGGCATCGACATGCAGTTGAATCGATTGCCCCGCGCGCACGAGCGCGTCATCGAGCGCGATGCGCACGCTCGGCGGTTCGGTCGCGTCCACGCGATTGCCGACCAGCGCGGCATCGAACACCAGGTCGTCCTGCGCGTTGTCCTCGTATTGATGCACTTCCACCGCGAGCACGTTCGTCCCGGCGCGCAGCAACTCCGGCGATAGCCGCACCGGGAAATACGCGAGTTCCGCCGCCCCCGACACCGGCTTCAGCACTTGCTTGTCGAAGTTCGTGCGATGCACTTCGCGTCCGTTGAGGTACACGACCGCGCCGTCATCGACGCGCAGGCGCAAGGTGAGGTCGCGCACCAGCTGCGGATCCTGCACGTCGAAGCGCTTGCGGAAATACGCCACCTTCGTGCCCGGCGCCACGCCGGCCATGGCTTCGAGTTTCGGCGCGAAGCCCAGCGGCGCCGGGGCTTCGGGCCAGGCGGCATCGTCGAAGTTGGTCGAGGTCCAGCCCGGCGGCGCCTGATCGGAGGGTGAAACGCGCCATTCACTGCGCGGCTTCACGAGATTCACCTGCGCGACGTCGAGCTGGAAGCGCACACCCCCGACATCCTCGCCCTTGCCGCTGCGTTGCACGACGTCGAACACCAAGGGCTCGCGCATCGGCTTCGCATCGCGCCGCAACTGCAACACGAGGCGCAACGGGAATCGCTCACCGGGCTTCAACGCGATCCCGTCCAACGCATCCTCGAATCCCTTCAACCGCACGAACACCGTGTCCGCCGGCACGCCCTGCATCGCCTGC carries:
- a CDS encoding TolC family protein; translation: MRLLVAVMASGLLFAAYAQEPAPRAPAPIRDAIQSAWRQHPTYQSTESQLAGARARRDAAGRPLYNPELTFDYDDEGTDKTATAGINLTLDLAGKRRARESSATARVDETIARVHLQRRDFVRSWFAAMSDWRMATERTKTGERRVALLARFADLARKQFAADDISGLERDLALLARDEAEAEQATLLAEQAQAEARFRSVGGDTALANLPDVVLPLPARGEGADDAPEVEIARAAAAGAERDIAVARKARIADPTVGVRGGRVEYDDLARDNVVGVTLTVPLNIRNTYRAEVVAAEADAAVARAEVDRIALEVAAERRRAIDSYGTTRAAWSRWKESRGTDVTRRENLLERLWREGELSTADYLLQLKQTLDTELARAELQARVWRAYADYLAATGQLERWAGLEGTP